The proteins below are encoded in one region of Enhydrobacter sp.:
- a CDS encoding LLM class flavin-dependent oxidoreductase, whose product MQFGLFGGARTKRSVGLEDSQGYESFIEYVVEADRLGFAQLFMVEHHFTGQGQVSASMTVLAYLAARTRKIRLGTAVVVLPWHNPVLIAEQVATLDLLTGGRVDFGVGKGYRKSEFDGFCIPMAEATERFDEAMEIIRKAWTTEGRFSHHGKRWRYDDILVEPEPLQRPHPPLWLAAGSRDSIRRAAREGYNLLLDQLAQVDQIVQRIAIFREECERAGRTYDPAMVATARPLQMIHHEGERAQAYETRKRVLATIGDLARDKLPERIEDDTAPLLGMPEEVIARLRQLEAGGATNILLVDPNASVTNLRAFAREVMPAFRSTRSASAA is encoded by the coding sequence ATGCAGTTCGGACTGTTCGGCGGCGCCAGGACCAAGCGCAGCGTCGGCCTCGAAGACAGCCAGGGCTACGAGAGCTTCATCGAATACGTGGTCGAGGCGGACCGGCTGGGCTTCGCTCAGCTCTTCATGGTCGAGCATCACTTCACGGGACAGGGCCAGGTCTCCGCCTCGATGACCGTGCTGGCCTACCTCGCCGCCCGCACGCGCAAGATCCGCCTGGGCACCGCCGTCGTTGTCCTGCCCTGGCACAATCCGGTGCTGATCGCCGAGCAGGTGGCGACCCTCGATCTTCTGACCGGCGGCCGCGTCGATTTCGGCGTCGGCAAGGGCTATCGCAAGTCGGAGTTCGACGGCTTCTGCATTCCGATGGCGGAAGCGACCGAGCGCTTCGACGAGGCGATGGAGATCATCCGCAAGGCCTGGACGACGGAGGGACGGTTCAGCCATCACGGCAAGCGCTGGCGCTACGACGACATCCTGGTGGAGCCCGAGCCGCTGCAGCGTCCGCATCCGCCACTGTGGCTGGCGGCCGGCTCCCGCGACAGCATCCGCCGCGCCGCACGCGAGGGCTACAACCTGCTGCTCGACCAGCTCGCCCAGGTCGACCAGATCGTCCAGCGCATCGCGATCTTCCGCGAGGAATGCGAACGCGCGGGTCGGACATATGATCCCGCCATGGTGGCAACCGCGCGGCCCCTGCAGATGATCCATCACGAAGGCGAGCGGGCGCAGGCCTACGAGACCCGCAAGCGCGTGCTGGCTACGATCGGTGATCTGGCGCGCGACAAGCTTCCCGAGCGGATCGAGGACGACACCGCGCCGCTGCTCGGCATGCCCGAGGAGGTGATCGCCCGGCTGAGGCAGCTCGAGGCCGGCGGCGCCACCAACATCCTGCTCGTCGACCCCAACGCCTCGGTGACCAACCTGCGCGCCTTCGCGCGCGAGG
- a CDS encoding branched-chain amino acid ABC transporter permease — protein MDASLDLLANAVISGLLLGGFYAAVSIGVAISFGMLDIVNIAHPGFILLGSYVAYLANTALGMDPILAAVIALPAFYALGAVVYQVYYAAFERRQDQSLGGLSFFFGLLFIAEVALVLIFGVDYRLVQARYIGPSLHIGWIELPLRLLVPFLVSMVMVVGLQLFLSRTFLGRAIEAVAQDQLALRLMAANPTRIKRVAFGLSFATAAIAGAILIIIQPVEPSIGREYIGRVFAICVLGGLGSFSGMVIAAVTLGVVESLTATFFGPSWAPAVSFGVLLVTLAVRPSGILGR, from the coding sequence ATGGATGCTTCGCTCGACCTGCTTGCGAACGCCGTGATTTCCGGGTTGTTGCTGGGAGGCTTCTACGCCGCCGTCTCGATCGGCGTCGCGATCTCGTTCGGCATGCTCGATATCGTGAATATCGCGCATCCCGGCTTCATCCTGCTGGGTTCCTATGTCGCCTATCTCGCGAACACGGCGCTGGGCATGGACCCGATCCTGGCGGCAGTGATCGCCCTGCCGGCGTTCTACGCGCTCGGCGCCGTCGTCTATCAGGTCTACTACGCCGCCTTCGAGCGGCGGCAGGATCAGTCGCTGGGCGGGCTCTCGTTCTTCTTCGGTCTGCTGTTCATCGCCGAGGTGGCGCTGGTGCTGATCTTCGGCGTCGATTACCGGCTGGTGCAGGCACGCTATATCGGGCCGAGCCTGCATATCGGCTGGATCGAGCTGCCGTTGCGCCTGCTGGTTCCGTTCCTCGTGTCGATGGTCATGGTCGTGGGCCTGCAGCTCTTCCTGTCGCGCACCTTCCTCGGACGGGCGATCGAGGCGGTGGCGCAGGATCAGCTCGCGCTGCGTCTGATGGCGGCCAATCCCACCCGCATCAAACGCGTCGCGTTCGGCCTCTCCTTCGCGACGGCGGCGATCGCCGGCGCGATCCTGATCATCATCCAGCCGGTCGAGCCCTCGATCGGCCGCGAATATATCGGCCGCGTATTCGCGATCTGCGTGCTGGGCGGGCTCGGCAGCTTTTCCGGCATGGTGATCGCGGCGGTGACGCTCGGCGTGGTCGAAAGCCTTACCGCGACCTTCTTCGGGCCGTCCTGGGCCCCGGCGGTGTCCTTC